In Bacillus thermozeamaize, a single window of DNA contains:
- a CDS encoding thioesterase, protein MAMEEKHRRSVSPYWDYIGMREVELNNGTSIVELPVIYEITQRRGTVHGGVLASLVDAAVGAAIRSLLPSGQSAVTVELKLNYIRPASGTKLIGRGKVINKGKTIAVGEAQVIDDQGKVVAAGMATFMIFANENG, encoded by the coding sequence ATGGCTATGGAGGAAAAACACCGCCGTTCAGTCAGTCCTTATTGGGATTACATTGGGATGAGAGAAGTTGAATTGAATAACGGGACATCCATCGTTGAACTGCCAGTCATATACGAGATCACGCAAAGAAGGGGCACCGTGCATGGTGGTGTGCTGGCCAGCTTGGTGGATGCCGCTGTCGGGGCGGCCATCCGCTCCTTATTGCCCAGCGGCCAGTCGGCAGTTACGGTTGAGTTGAAACTGAACTACATCCGCCCGGCTTCAGGAACGAAGTTAATCGGTCGGGGAAAAGTGATAAACAAAGGGAAAACCATTGCCGTTGGAGAGGCGCAAGTGATAGACGACCAAGGAAAAGTGGTCGCCGCGGGGATGGCCACTTTTATGATTTTTGCAAATGAAAATGGTTGA
- a CDS encoding ABC transporter permease, whose translation MKMVLGRLIILAAVLLLWQLSSGTIIDSFFISKPTEIFFRLYQWTISGELFHHLAITMEETVLGFIIGAIAGGIVGFILGRMKTLADICEPYIMAIYSLPKVALAPLFILWFGIEIQMKIVLAAVIVFFLVFFNTFAGVRNVDQELIDVIRLMGASERHLLQKVVLPSALTWIFVGLKISVPYALIGAIVGEVVASNRGIGYLIQYSSSRFDTAGVFAGLFVLMIVSTLLNSLIEFYERKFMRWKNVQQ comes from the coding sequence ATGAAGATGGTCCTTGGCCGGTTGATTATATTAGCTGCGGTTTTGCTATTATGGCAATTGTCTTCTGGAACGATTATTGACAGCTTTTTTATCAGTAAACCGACAGAAATCTTTTTCCGATTATACCAGTGGACGATTTCGGGAGAACTGTTTCATCATTTGGCTATCACCATGGAAGAAACCGTCCTGGGATTTATTATTGGTGCCATCGCAGGAGGCATTGTTGGGTTTATATTGGGGCGGATGAAAACGTTAGCAGATATTTGCGAACCTTATATTATGGCCATATATAGTCTGCCTAAAGTCGCATTGGCTCCCCTGTTCATCCTGTGGTTTGGCATCGAGATACAGATGAAAATCGTTCTTGCTGCCGTAATCGTATTTTTCCTTGTCTTTTTTAACACCTTTGCCGGTGTTCGTAATGTGGACCAGGAATTGATCGATGTGATTCGGCTAATGGGTGCCTCTGAGCGGCATTTGCTGCAAAAGGTTGTCCTGCCATCGGCGCTCACCTGGATATTTGTTGGCCTTAAGATTTCAGTTCCTTATGCTTTGATCGGTGCAATTGTCGGTGAAGTTGTCGCGTCAAACCGCGGAATTGGATATTTAATCCAATATTCTTCCTCCCGTTTTGATACAGCTGGAGTATTTGCTGGCTTATTTGTTCTGATGATCGTCTCGACGCTGCTAAACAGTTTGATTGAATTTTATGAGCGCAAATTTATGCGCTGGAAAAATGTTCAGCAGTAA
- a CDS encoding ABC transporter ATP-binding protein, whose protein sequence is MIEFVGISKYFQRDGQVIPAVQNVNLKIREGEFIAVVGPSGCGKSTLLNMISGLMKPTKGYMTYRGKKVVNVNPNVGYMTQKDNLLPWRDVRANIRIALEMRNVSKKERDKLVDEYIELVGLKGFEKHYPNEISGGMRKRVSLARTLVYNPETILMDEPFGALDAQLRLILQGELLRIWDEKKKTVIFVTHDLEEAVTLADRVVVFTSRPGTIREIRNIPLTRPRDVFKIRFTEEFGEIHSELWGLLSQDVMKGGEVG, encoded by the coding sequence TTGATAGAGTTTGTAGGAATTTCGAAGTACTTTCAAAGAGACGGCCAGGTTATTCCTGCAGTACAAAATGTTAACCTGAAAATTAGGGAGGGAGAATTCATTGCAGTTGTGGGGCCGAGCGGATGCGGCAAGTCCACCCTTCTTAACATGATATCGGGGTTGATGAAGCCGACAAAGGGATATATGACTTATCGCGGGAAGAAAGTAGTGAATGTGAATCCTAATGTTGGGTATATGACCCAGAAGGACAATCTGTTGCCTTGGCGAGATGTTCGTGCGAATATTCGCATCGCGTTGGAAATGCGCAATGTGAGCAAGAAAGAAAGAGACAAATTGGTAGATGAGTATATTGAACTTGTCGGATTGAAAGGGTTTGAGAAGCACTATCCGAATGAAATATCGGGTGGGATGAGAAAGCGGGTAAGTCTTGCTCGTACGCTTGTTTACAATCCGGAAACGATTTTGATGGATGAGCCGTTTGGAGCCTTGGATGCACAACTGCGGCTCATCTTGCAAGGAGAATTGCTAAGAATATGGGACGAGAAGAAAAAGACGGTCATCTTTGTGACGCACGATTTGGAGGAAGCGGTAACATTGGCCGATCGGGTTGTCGTATTTACCAGCCGTCCAGGAACGATCCGGGAGATAAGGAATATTCCTCTTACCAGGCCGAGGGATGTGTTTAAGATTCGTTTTACAGAAGAATTTGGCGAGATTCATTCCGAACTTTGGGGATTGTTAAGCCAGGATGTGATGAAAGGAGGAGAGGTAGGATGA
- a CDS encoding peptide ABC transporter — protein MFLRYFIRRLLYVIPMLLVVTLVVFSLILLIPGDPVVALLGENATAEKVAQLRAELGLDQPILVQYGQWLLKAAQGDLGKSIFTQEVVAETVLERLGVTFQLVTLAVVISFVLGVCFAVASIWRPGSWLDYLARFIGTFGTAVPNFWLAMLLVLLFSVKLDILPATGFVSIHESPLGFLQSVLLPALALGAFGTAQITRQFRSALLEVLDADYIRTAFAKGLGRLAVIWRHGFRNAMLPVVTTVGLLFGNLLGATVVIETVFSIPGLGQLAVNAILQRDFTMLQGVVLVMVTMVLLINLVTDLIYAWLDPRIEFD, from the coding sequence ATGTTTCTCCGTTACTTCATTCGCAGGCTGTTGTATGTGATTCCGATGTTGCTCGTCGTGACACTGGTGGTTTTTTCCCTGATTCTCCTCATCCCGGGCGATCCGGTTGTGGCGCTGCTCGGGGAGAATGCGACGGCTGAGAAGGTGGCCCAGCTGCGGGCTGAGCTGGGTCTGGACCAGCCGATCCTGGTGCAGTATGGACAGTGGCTGCTGAAAGCGGCCCAGGGTGATCTGGGGAAATCGATTTTTACCCAGGAAGTGGTTGCAGAGACTGTGCTGGAACGTCTGGGTGTGACGTTTCAGCTGGTCACTCTGGCCGTCGTCATCTCCTTTGTGTTGGGGGTGTGTTTTGCCGTCGCCTCCATCTGGCGTCCGGGCAGCTGGCTGGATTATCTGGCGCGGTTTATCGGGACCTTTGGTACGGCGGTGCCCAATTTTTGGCTGGCCATGCTGCTGGTCCTGCTGTTCAGCGTGAAGTTGGATATCTTGCCTGCGACAGGGTTTGTCAGCATCCATGAAAGCCCGCTTGGATTCCTACAAAGCGTGCTGCTGCCGGCATTGGCCCTGGGTGCGTTCGGCACCGCCCAGATCACGCGCCAGTTTCGCTCCGCTTTGCTGGAAGTGCTGGATGCCGACTACATTCGGACCGCCTTTGCCAAGGGCCTCGGCCGTCTTGCGGTGATCTGGCGGCACGGGTTCCGCAATGCGATGCTGCCTGTGGTCACCACCGTGGGATTGCTGTTCGGCAATTTGCTTGGCGCGACGGTGGTCATCGAAACGGTGTTTTCCATTCCCGGACTGGGACAACTGGCGGTCAACGCCATCCTGCAGCGTGACTTCACGATGTTGCAGGGAGTGGTGTTGGTCATGGTGACGATGGTGCTGCTCATCAACCTGGTGACCGACCTGATCTATGCCTGGCTGGATCCACGCATTGAGTTCGACTAG
- a CDS encoding ABC transporter substrate-binding protein: MNRRTGYRLFIMFLVFVFFIGCSSQPASEQGTDENGHGGKSGQEAAEEKPVRGGELVMGYSTDASSFDPILGNAGSDHVLLYPVYDTLIRFNSDLQPQPGLAKSWEIEDEKTIVLHLQEGVVFHDGTPFDAEAVKFNLERANSEESRVSDLKNLESVEVVDPHTVKLHLKQPDSSIILALSDRTGMMVSPAAVKKYGKDYAQHPAGTGPFKMVSYQRNHEIRYEAFEDYWQAGLPYLDKLTVKIMPDENTRINALKSGQIDLSFPMSPANLASLEKDPSLVVNSHPEVAYHKIYLNTTKPPFDNKKVRQALNYAIDREALVKAVSFGRAEASYQPFPKGYWAHDPGITIPYDPEKAKQLLKEAGVGKVSFVMPYFPSGSYERLAQAIRGQLEKVGIEVQLQPMELTKGVSEFFQEKRHPSYLSRWTGRPDPQQTVNLIFSKDGYYNTGGQSTPELEELIKKAAATYEQDERAKLYGEMARIGILEEAMHIPLLTEPATAVMTKKVKGYEANLLGKPNVSFLWVQQ; this comes from the coding sequence ATGAATCGAAGAACGGGATACCGGCTTTTTATCATGTTCCTTGTGTTCGTTTTCTTCATTGGCTGCAGTTCACAACCTGCTTCAGAACAGGGAACCGATGAAAACGGTCACGGCGGAAAAAGCGGGCAAGAAGCCGCTGAGGAGAAGCCCGTCCGTGGCGGGGAGCTGGTGATGGGTTATAGCACCGACGCCAGCAGCTTTGATCCGATTTTGGGAAATGCTGGAAGTGACCATGTGCTGTTGTATCCCGTCTATGATACGCTCATCCGTTTCAACAGCGACTTGCAGCCGCAACCCGGACTGGCCAAATCATGGGAGATAGAAGATGAAAAGACGATCGTGCTGCATTTGCAGGAGGGTGTGGTTTTCCATGACGGGACGCCCTTTGACGCGGAGGCGGTAAAGTTCAATTTGGAGCGGGCCAACTCGGAAGAATCCCGCGTCTCTGATCTGAAGAATCTGGAGTCTGTAGAGGTCGTCGATCCACACACGGTCAAGCTGCATCTGAAGCAGCCAGACTCTTCGATCATTTTGGCGCTGTCAGACCGGACGGGCATGATGGTGTCGCCGGCCGCCGTGAAGAAGTATGGGAAAGATTATGCGCAACATCCGGCAGGAACCGGGCCCTTCAAAATGGTGTCCTATCAACGGAATCATGAAATCCGGTATGAAGCCTTTGAAGATTATTGGCAAGCAGGCTTGCCCTACCTGGATAAGCTGACCGTGAAGATCATGCCGGATGAGAATACCCGGATCAATGCCTTGAAGTCGGGACAAATTGACCTTTCCTTCCCGATGTCGCCGGCCAATTTGGCGTCACTGGAAAAAGATCCTTCACTGGTCGTCAACAGTCATCCTGAAGTGGCCTATCACAAAATTTATCTGAATACCACAAAGCCGCCCTTTGACAACAAAAAGGTGAGACAGGCACTGAATTACGCCATCGATCGGGAAGCGCTTGTCAAAGCGGTGTCCTTTGGCAGAGCGGAAGCGTCTTACCAGCCGTTTCCAAAAGGGTATTGGGCGCATGATCCCGGTATCACGATTCCCTATGATCCGGAAAAGGCCAAGCAGTTGCTGAAGGAGGCAGGCGTTGGGAAAGTTTCCTTTGTCATGCCGTATTTCCCGAGCGGTTCTTACGAACGTCTGGCGCAAGCCATCCGCGGCCAGCTGGAAAAGGTCGGCATTGAGGTGCAGCTGCAGCCGATGGAGCTGACCAAAGGGGTGTCAGAATTTTTCCAGGAGAAACGGCATCCATCCTATTTGTCCCGCTGGACGGGCCGGCCCGACCCGCAGCAGACCGTCAACCTGATATTCAGCAAGGACGGTTATTACAACACCGGGGGACAGTCCACGCCTGAGTTGGAGGAGCTGATCAAGAAAGCGGCCGCCACGTATGAGCAGGATGAGCGGGCCAAGTTGTATGGCGAAATGGCGCGCATCGGCATTTTGGAGGAAGCGATGCACATTCCGCTGCTGACAGAACCGGCGACGGCCGTAATGACCAAGAAGGTGAAGGGGTATGAAGCCAATTTGCTGGGCAAGCCGAACGTTTCCTTCCTATGGGTTCAGCAGTAA
- a CDS encoding carboxyvinyl-carboxyphosphonate phosphorylmutase yields MRKRLKQRLEEKTILMAPGAYDALTAILCERAGFEALYLTGAGVSYSTLGKSDVGLITMSEMVSKATYICEAVSIPVIADGDNGYGNAINVMRTVREYERAGVAAIQLEDQVFPKRCGHLSNKSLISTEEMVAKIHAAVDARRDENFLIVARTDARAVEGLEEAIERAIRYEEAGADVIFVEAPESEAEMRKIARSLQKPLVANMVEGGKTPILSAEQLQEIGYALVIFPNSVTRVIAKAAGDFYRELKQTGITTHYYERMLQFKELNQILGIERIRQLEQKYDERNFK; encoded by the coding sequence ATACGCAAACGACTCAAACAGCGGCTGGAAGAGAAAACGATTTTAATGGCCCCTGGAGCGTATGACGCGCTGACAGCGATCCTTTGTGAGCGTGCCGGATTCGAAGCCCTTTACCTGACGGGGGCAGGAGTCTCGTACAGCACGCTTGGAAAATCGGATGTGGGTCTTATTACCATGTCTGAAATGGTCAGCAAGGCCACCTACATATGTGAGGCGGTATCCATCCCCGTTATTGCCGACGGTGATAACGGGTATGGCAACGCCATTAATGTGATGCGCACCGTGCGGGAGTATGAACGTGCCGGCGTGGCCGCGATTCAATTGGAGGATCAGGTTTTTCCCAAGCGATGTGGTCATCTTTCCAATAAGAGCTTGATATCCACTGAGGAAATGGTGGCTAAAATTCACGCGGCAGTTGATGCGAGAAGAGACGAAAACTTTCTTATTGTTGCCAGAACGGATGCCCGGGCTGTTGAGGGGCTTGAGGAGGCAATCGAGCGGGCCATAAGATACGAAGAGGCAGGCGCGGACGTGATTTTTGTCGAAGCGCCGGAGAGCGAAGCTGAAATGCGCAAGATTGCCCGGTCTTTGCAGAAACCGTTGGTGGCCAACATGGTGGAAGGAGGAAAAACCCCGATTCTTTCTGCCGAACAGTTGCAGGAAATAGGGTATGCTTTGGTCATTTTCCCCAATAGCGTGACGCGCGTTATCGCAAAAGCTGCCGGTGACTTTTATCGTGAATTGAAACAAACGGGCATTACCACGCACTATTACGAACGAATGCTGCAATTTAAGGAACTGAATCAAATATTGGGTATTGAACGAATTCGCCAACTGGAACAAAAGTATGATGAGCGTAACTTCAAATAG
- a CDS encoding 3-isopropylmalate dehydratase large subunit (catalyzes the isomerization between 2-isopropylmalate and 3-isopropylmalate in leucine biosynthesis) — MGETLAQKIIARASGKSHVYPGEIVDVNVDLAMMHDLGGPRRINAAMEKLGATVWDPDKVTLISDHFVAASDSTEAAILKLTREWAKKHNIKKFHEREGICHIVPVEKGYIRPGIFYVGGDSHSTTAGALGCFAIALGSTDMLGVIVTGKTWVKVPETIRVVWEGKLSDGVMAKDMMLKTIQTTKIDGATYMAVEFAGETVHGLPMDERLVLSNMAIEMGAKAGMIEPDDIVYEYLRERGVEDYQPVFADPDAKYEQSLRFKADELEPMVALPHSPDNVKSVTEVDPVKVDQAYIGACTGAKYEDLKMAASVLKGRRVADGVRLLVAPASAEVIRRATRDGILQTLIESGAILLPTGCGACAGLGMGVLAPGEVSISSTNRNFPGRMGPGASVYLASPATVAATAVTGKISDPRIFL; from the coding sequence ATGGGAGAGACGTTGGCCCAAAAAATCATTGCCCGTGCCAGTGGAAAATCGCATGTGTATCCAGGGGAAATCGTGGATGTGAACGTGGACTTGGCCATGATGCACGATTTGGGAGGGCCACGCAGGATCAACGCTGCGATGGAGAAGTTAGGGGCAACGGTTTGGGATCCGGATAAGGTGACGCTTATTTCCGATCACTTTGTGGCCGCAAGTGACAGCACAGAAGCTGCCATATTGAAATTGACGAGAGAGTGGGCAAAGAAACATAACATTAAAAAATTTCATGAAAGAGAAGGGATTTGCCATATTGTTCCGGTTGAAAAGGGTTACATTCGTCCCGGAATATTCTACGTCGGAGGCGATTCCCATTCCACGACCGCAGGCGCATTGGGTTGTTTTGCCATTGCATTGGGATCCACCGATATGCTTGGCGTCATCGTAACGGGCAAAACGTGGGTAAAGGTTCCGGAAACCATTCGCGTTGTGTGGGAAGGAAAGCTGTCCGACGGTGTCATGGCCAAGGACATGATGCTGAAAACGATTCAAACGACCAAAATAGACGGTGCCACCTATATGGCGGTGGAATTTGCCGGTGAAACCGTGCATGGACTGCCTATGGATGAACGGTTGGTTTTGTCCAACATGGCGATTGAAATGGGAGCCAAAGCGGGGATGATCGAACCGGATGACATTGTTTACGAGTATCTTCGGGAACGGGGGGTGGAAGATTACCAACCCGTATTCGCAGACCCGGATGCCAAGTATGAACAGTCGTTGCGGTTTAAAGCTGATGAGCTGGAGCCAATGGTGGCGCTGCCGCATTCTCCGGATAACGTCAAATCGGTCACCGAAGTGGATCCGGTGAAGGTTGATCAAGCCTATATTGGCGCCTGCACCGGAGCCAAATATGAGGACCTGAAAATGGCTGCCAGTGTTTTAAAAGGCAGGCGTGTCGCGGATGGCGTGCGTTTGTTGGTGGCACCAGCTTCAGCGGAAGTGATCCGGCGCGCAACACGGGACGGGATCTTGCAAACTTTGATCGAATCCGGTGCCATATTGCTGCCGACCGGTTGTGGAGCATGTGCCGGTTTGGGAATGGGTGTGTTGGCACCAGGAGAAGTTTCGATTTCCTCGACCAACCGGAATTTTCCAGGGAGGATGGGTCCTGGTGCAAGTGTGTATCTCGCTTCACCCGCCACTGTAGCAGCAACGGCAGTTACGGGAAAAATCTCTGATCCTAGAATCTTTCTGTAG
- a CDS encoding 3-isopropylmalate dehydratase, translating to MKRRGKAWVFGDNVDTDVISPGQYLKLTAEEVAKHVMEGADPEFAKKVQPGDIIVAGKNFGCGSSRESAPAALKYAGVGAVVAEFFARIFYRNAINLGLPVLECKQAKEIAEGDELEIDLEKGEIYNVTQNKTYSVTPFPPRILAILQAGGLVPLLEKEQKRVP from the coding sequence ATGAAACGACGTGGAAAAGCTTGGGTGTTTGGCGATAATGTGGATACGGATGTGATCAGCCCGGGGCAATATCTAAAATTGACCGCGGAGGAAGTGGCCAAGCATGTCATGGAAGGAGCCGATCCTGAATTTGCCAAAAAAGTGCAACCAGGTGATATTATCGTGGCCGGGAAAAATTTCGGCTGCGGGTCGAGCCGAGAATCGGCGCCTGCAGCGCTCAAATATGCAGGTGTAGGCGCTGTCGTTGCGGAATTTTTTGCGCGTATTTTCTACCGCAATGCGATTAATTTGGGACTGCCGGTTTTAGAATGCAAGCAAGCGAAAGAAATTGCTGAAGGTGACGAGTTGGAGATCGATCTGGAAAAGGGTGAGATCTACAATGTGACCCAAAACAAAACCTACAGTGTGACCCCTTTTCCCCCGAGGATTTTAGCGATACTGCAAGCGGGTGGTTTGGTGCCTCTTTTGGAAAAGGAACAGAAAAGAGTTCCCTGA
- a CDS encoding acyl-CoA dehydrogenase, whose product MDFQLTDEQLELQSWARNFAKEKFSEKAYTWEKKGEVPWENAKILAQHGLMGMTLPEEDGGQGRSLFEALIVMEEIAKVCPHTADMFQVGNFGAIRQVAAYGSKELKKRVLPPILAGEKLISVAMSEPNAGSATTDLQTTARIEGDKVIINGSKVFNTHGPYNSFYVVWVRFGEGVKSSGAVLVERGAPGFTVGKTETHMSGEHHCALYFENCEVPVENILVRENGFRKLFTMFNVERIGNATRSLSLAQAAFDMAVEYAKTRHQFGRPIAEFQGIQWKLAEMKMKLDAARLLLYRAAVNADIGVPSPLETAIAKAYTNTAAFEVAHEALQIFGGYGYSTEYPLEYIFRRVRGWMIAGGTVEMLKNKIAEEVLGMRFSQRKKSSK is encoded by the coding sequence ATGGATTTTCAATTGACTGACGAGCAATTGGAGCTGCAAAGTTGGGCAAGGAATTTTGCGAAGGAGAAGTTTTCCGAAAAGGCATATACCTGGGAAAAAAAGGGCGAAGTGCCGTGGGAAAATGCCAAAATTTTAGCCCAGCACGGTTTGATGGGGATGACTCTGCCTGAAGAAGACGGTGGTCAGGGGCGGTCTTTGTTCGAGGCGCTGATTGTGATGGAAGAAATCGCCAAAGTATGCCCCCATACAGCGGACATGTTTCAAGTCGGCAATTTTGGTGCCATCAGGCAGGTGGCAGCTTATGGTTCAAAAGAGTTGAAAAAGCGTGTTCTGCCACCCATCCTGGCAGGGGAAAAATTGATCTCCGTCGCAATGAGCGAACCAAATGCCGGATCGGCGACGACAGACTTGCAAACAACGGCGCGCATCGAAGGGGATAAAGTGATAATCAACGGGTCAAAAGTTTTTAACACACACGGTCCGTATAATTCGTTTTATGTCGTCTGGGTGCGTTTTGGAGAGGGAGTTAAGTCATCGGGTGCTGTTCTGGTCGAGCGAGGTGCCCCGGGATTTACGGTAGGCAAAACAGAAACCCACATGTCTGGTGAACATCACTGTGCGCTTTACTTCGAAAATTGCGAGGTGCCGGTTGAGAACATTCTCGTTCGAGAAAATGGGTTCAGAAAGTTGTTTACCATGTTTAATGTAGAACGGATAGGGAACGCGACCAGGTCTCTTTCTCTGGCGCAAGCCGCTTTTGACATGGCGGTCGAATACGCCAAAACGAGACACCAGTTTGGTCGCCCGATTGCCGAGTTTCAGGGGATTCAGTGGAAGTTGGCGGAGATGAAAATGAAGCTGGATGCTGCCAGGCTGTTGTTATACCGTGCCGCTGTCAATGCGGACATAGGCGTGCCAAGTCCGCTTGAAACCGCCATTGCCAAGGCTTACACCAACACGGCGGCATTTGAAGTGGCGCATGAGGCGTTGCAAATTTTCGGGGGTTACGGTTATTCTACGGAATACCCGCTGGAGTACATTTTCAGGCGAGTGAGAGGCTGGATGATTGCCGGGGGAACGGTAGAGATGTTGAAAAATAAAATTGCCGAAGAAGTATTGGGAATGCGCTTCAGCCAAAGAAAAAAATCATCCAAATAA
- a CDS encoding diguanylate cyclase, producing MRLEQVMRRFWHERLAFVSFCYLVVLVLIAIFAPWITPHDPDEQVLQDVLLPPSAEHWFGTDELGRDIFSRVLMGARASIEAGFVAILIPVLIGVPLGVISGYLGGVVDDMFMRVVDGILSFPAILLALGITGALGVNLWNAMIAIGIVFTPQFARLARGQTLQVRQEAYVEAAEISGAGPVWIMFRHILPNIMPPIIVQISFSFSFAILVECSLSFLGLGAQPPQISWGGMLKDAYNMIYVSPWMTIYSGLPILLTVLAGNFLGDGLRVAIDPKIKRV from the coding sequence ATGCGTCTGGAGCAAGTGATGCGGCGGTTCTGGCATGAACGCTTGGCTTTTGTCAGCTTTTGCTATCTCGTTGTTCTGGTGCTGATCGCCATCTTTGCGCCGTGGATCACTCCGCATGATCCGGATGAGCAGGTGTTGCAAGATGTGCTCCTCCCGCCAAGCGCGGAACACTGGTTTGGTACGGATGAACTGGGCAGGGACATCTTCAGCCGGGTGCTGATGGGAGCAAGGGCCAGCATTGAGGCGGGATTTGTGGCCATCCTCATCCCGGTCCTCATCGGCGTCCCCTTGGGGGTGATTTCCGGTTATCTCGGCGGCGTCGTGGATGACATGTTCATGCGGGTGGTGGATGGCATTTTATCCTTTCCGGCCATACTCCTCGCTCTCGGGATCACCGGCGCCTTGGGGGTCAACCTTTGGAACGCGATGATTGCCATTGGCATTGTGTTCACACCCCAGTTTGCCCGCTTGGCAAGGGGACAGACATTGCAGGTGAGGCAGGAGGCGTATGTGGAAGCGGCGGAGATTTCCGGCGCAGGGCCGGTGTGGATCATGTTCCGGCACATTTTGCCGAACATCATGCCGCCGATTATTGTGCAAATCTCATTCAGCTTCAGTTTTGCCATTCTGGTGGAATGTTCGCTGAGCTTTCTCGGCCTGGGTGCCCAGCCGCCGCAGATCAGCTGGGGCGGCATGCTGAAGGATGCCTACAACATGATTTATGTCAGTCCATGGATGACGATTTATTCGGGCTTACCGATTCTCTTGACGGTGCTGGCCGGGAACTTTCTGGGGGACGGGCTGCGCGTGGCCATCGATCCGAAAATCAAGCGGGTTTGA